A single window of Liolophura sinensis isolate JHLJ2023 chromosome 6, CUHK_Ljap_v2, whole genome shotgun sequence DNA harbors:
- the LOC135467233 gene encoding sarcoplasmic calcium-binding protein-like: MASLSEHLSQKWRKFFQFFDINKDGRWTRDDFEKFADRLVIQADSMLTEIGACHVRRHCQHWLSIHEEQLCGTGVGEITEQVICDTMARLLLLNNNNAGCQIKELDIFSEVWFEILDINRDGRISEGDMWILYKCMGVKNLTKVGELFRELDLDSDHHLTREEVRVGYRQYFFGEQRQDFQSVALLFDLAGLQQGGAVCVT, translated from the coding sequence ATGGCATCTCTCTCAGAGCATCTCAGTCAGAAGTGGCGGAAATTCTTTCAGTTTTTTGACATAAACAAAGACGGTCGTTGGACTCGGGACGACTTTGAAAAATTTGCCGACAGATTGGTGATTCAGGCAGACAGCATGCTGACAGAGATCGGCGCTTGTCATGTGAGGCGCCATTGCCAGCACTGGCTGAGCATACACGAGGAACAGCTTTGTGGCACAGGAGTGGGTGAGATCACAGAGCAGGTGATCTGCGACACCATGGCTCGGCTTTTGcttctcaacaacaacaacgctggcTGTCAGATCAAGGAGCTGGACATCTTCAGCGAGGTGTGGTTTGAGATTTTGGACATCAACCGTGACGGCCGTATTTCCGAGGGTGACATGTGGATTCTGTACAAGTGTATGGGGGTAAAAAACCTGACAAAGGTGGGGGAGCTCTTCCGGGAACTTGACCTAGATAGTGACCATCACCTAACGAGGGAGGAAGTTCGAGTGGGCTACAGACAGTACTTCTTCGGGGAGCAGCGTCAAGATTTTCAGTCGGTTGCGCTATTGTTCGACTTGGCTGGTCTGCAGCAGGGTGGTGCGGTGTGTGTGACATGA